GTAGAGAAGGGTATTTCACTCTGTTAAGTTATATCATGAGGGTTTTCTACTTTATATGTAAAACTTAtgtaatgctttttttttttttccaggtaTGCATAATAAGCCCAAACATAAGTTATGTGGTCTTGGCATTCTTCTTCCTACACCTAAAATTTGCCTAACTTTTCACTTCATTAGCACTTTGCTTAGTTTATTgaatggagctcttgatgtatTATGCATATTAAAGTAACCTAAAATTTGCCGCTTTGACACCTTTATGCAAGCTTCAGTTTCAGGTGATGTAGACTAGATCAACTATGAGTGCTAGtttacttttgttgtttgctataTTAGTATTTCTTGCTTATTTGTTTATCTCAATATCTAAGCTCTTCAATGTAAGACACCTGTTTCTGGAGTTGGTGCTTCCATATATGTGATTGGTACAAACTTTGTTCCTTAGTATTGGGAGAAGGCAGAGTTTCCTTTTCATGTAATTCCTAAGCTTGCTGCCTTGAGTGTTGCTGGAGGAACTATAAAGGTACTGTTCCATATTCATCCTTGACTGAGGTTTAAAACCGTGCAAAGAGGCATTTTAGACATTGTTCTTAACAGGGCTATGGATGCCCGGGGCTCTCTATTACTGGAAGTGCTATTGCTACAGCAGAAATTGCCAGAGTAGATGCAAGCTGTTCAACCTTTATTTTGGTGCATTCTTGCACGGCCATGCTTACAATTGGTAAAAATTCCAGTTGATATGTCCAGATTTTATGGCCACTTGTTAATTTCATGAGAATGCTGAGAAACAGATTTTTGAAAACTGAGTTTTTTCTTTGCATATCTTGTTCCTTTTTGTCAAGAATAGCACTGTGTGGGTCGGAGGCACAAAAACAGAAATACTTACCATCACTAGCTCAGTTGCATACTGTTGCTTGTTGGGTAAGTGTAAAATACATATTTGATATGTTCAGTGAGAATCAGTATGGTTTTTCATTAATCAAGTTATATATCACAGGCTTTGACTGAGCCAGACTATGGAAGTGATGCAGGCTCTTTAAGAACCATGGCAACAAAGGTTTGCTACTTAAGTATTGTATCAATTAGTTATACCATCTTATACCACATATGATCGTTTACTAAATACTTGCAAATTGCTATCGTTCCTTAAGCGCTCAGTTTCACTTGCATGGTATTTATGGTATGTCAAATATTGTGGTGGAACAGGTTGCAGGAGGTTGGATAATAGATGGCCAAAAGCGTTGGATAGCAAACAGTACTTTTGCTGATGTGTTAGTTGTTTTTGCTAGAAACACAAGCACATACCAGATAAATGGGTAAATTGTACTGTACTTTCTCTATATTCTTAATTGTATGTGAGTGCATTTGCAGTGCAATTATGGAGCTTTTGAATTAGTGCTtgtgcaaaaaaaatttggagtgCAAACTCATTATCCTGGTATTAAGAAACTGAAACACTTTAAGATGCCAGATTTATTTTGGCGAAATGCTTCTagcttttttttattgtttccaGGTTCATTGTGAAGAAAGATGCCCCTGGATTGAGGGCTACAaaaatggaaaataaaattGGTCTGAGGATTGTTCAGAATTGTGATATTCTCTTTAAGAAAGTTTTTGTTCCTGATGAAGACAGGTTGCCAGGTGTTAATTCTTTCCAGGATACAAACAAGGTACTGGTCCATGTTTTATCTTTTGGCTTGTTTTGGTTGATCAATAATGGTATGGAGGAGTAAGAATAGACTGAGTATCTTAATGCCTCTCAGAAAATATGGTCCTAAATCAAGTGGAATGGAGGAAAAGGATTCATGTAGCTAGCCCTAACTAGTTTGGGGGTAAcgcttagttgagttgagttgagtATTATGATTTAACTCATACctgaattgaaaataaattcttgttcttcatagacttgttaaaaaaaaaaaaatctatttgctTCTCCTTCAttactcatttttttttttacatataaaTGAGGCCTTATTCAGAACTTTCAGGTAATAGGTAGTAAGCTTTGATGCCTGAGTTGATCAAAGCAGCAGATTTGCCTTTTGTAACAAATCTGGGTGGAGTTGAGTTCTTTGCTAGCTCTTTTCCAATTTCATGGAGTGAGATTTGGTAGTCATAGGATAGGCTTCAAGACAAACTGGATTCTGCTATCAACATTAAACCAAATATGGATGAGTTTTGCATGATGACTGATCAGAATCTGCTCTGACATACCAGTATTCTTGTTTTCGCTTTTAATCAAAATGATCAAATGATTTGCACTCTAGGAAGGTGAACTTCATATCTACAAAAAAGGGGCACGAGCTACCGAATATATATGGCGGAAAATCAAGAATTTTAGTAGGTGATGTATTTTATGATTTAGAGCTGGTCAACATCAATGTTGTCTGTGCTGAAATTGCTTGTCCCCACCTTTTCCTTACATAACATTTTCTCTTGCTCTCCATGTATGTCACCCTTGTGCTCCTTTTTATATGCTCAAAAATAGCAATTGCACTTTCAATACGAACACATAATTTTCACTACGTGGAGCACTTATATTTCTGCCTGCTTGAAGCAGGTCCTTGCTGTTTCACGTGTTATGGTCGCATGGCAACCTATTGGCATATCAATGGGTGTATTTGACATGTGCCACAGGTATAACAAATTCAATTGCTATCTGCATATCTTGTATGCATGTTCTAAGAGATCAGATGGCATAGGTACCTAAAGGAGAGGAAGCAATTCGGAGTTCCATTGGCGGCATTTCAGATTAACCAAGAGAAGCTTGTGCGCATGCTAGGTAATATTCAAGCAATGCTTCTCGTTGGTTGGCGCTTATGCAAATTGTACGAATCTGGAAAGATGACTCCAGGTCATGCTAGCTTGGGAAAGGTTGCGTATGATCAAGGCACTTCTTTTTGGTTGTCATTTTGTTAATAGGACCAATTTCCATAGCAATCGGTCACTGCAATCAtgcacttttgttcttcaggcatGGACTTCCTTGAAGGCGAGGGAGACTGTCTCTCTTGGTCGAGAATTACTTGGTGGCAATGGAATCTTGACTGATTTTCTAGTGGCAAAGGTACAGCAGATTCTTGTCTATAGTTTTCTTTTCCCCCCCTCCAATTCTGAATCTTATGTCATCATTGGTTTGCACCAATTAATATAGCTTCTACTTTCGATATCTGCATGCTCAGGGAAATTAAGTGCATGAAATCCCTTAAGTTGAAGGAGTAATCTGGGAAAATTTTGAACATCACGAAACCTTTTTAACATTATATAAACTTACCCATTAAGTGCCTTCTTATCCTGTTATCCCCTTATCCTAGGATGGCACATACTTTttggaaaacaaaaatattctaaattagatataattatctatatttttttcttcttctgagGAACGTagttttttaattgcaaaaatttCATAACCAGTAAGTCTTGTCCCATATACATAAACATCTTAATGATTCTTTCTCTCCATTTGCTCCTACGACGTATTGGCATTCCATTTTAAAGATATGATTTGGAATTATGTTTATCCATTCTTTTGTTTGCTGTTTAGTTCCTTAGGGCGGTGCTCAATGAAATATGatcctttcatttttcttttacaaAAAACAACTTAAAGGAAAATAGTGCAGAAATTATACCGGGTCAAATTACTAAGCTACATATTGTTCTCCTTTGAAGGGATGATTGTTTATGAATCCATACCATATAGCACTCATTATCAGATGATATGGACTAATCATTGGATAAAAGAGATAGGAATGGAGTTTTGTGACAAATGGACCAGTTGTATGGGCAGACTACAAGTCTAATTGAGATCAAGTTCATCATGTTCTAGTTAGTTATTCTTTGTGTGAAGTCCCAGCTTTCTCGTCAACTCATAGAATCTTGCTATGCATGGTTTTTTTATTGTCCTTGTGGTTGATTAAGCCTTTAGCAAAGCAGTTGAGGATAAATTCATGGGAAGGAATTTCACATGTGGAGGCTTTTTAAATCTATACATGGACTACTCTCTTAAAATTTTAGTTGGTTCCTGGCCATCTATCCAACAACACATGTGCAACTCCTTTTGTTGCCACAACGATCCTGATCTTTCTTCTTCCAATGTCTACGGGGAGATAAAACTTCAGGTATTGAAATCCAAATTATGGAATTTACTCAGGTCTGTGAAGTCTGGTAAACATCTGCTTGCAGACTTCAATGAATCTTCATGTGGTACCAAGCAATTTGATTTGTCAAATTCATTAGTAGTAAGATTATGTCTTTGCATCTGTGCTGCATTTTAGTGTTAGTTTCAGGTTTGCGGTGAATTGAACAAAATTAACAAGCCATGTAGTCTTTTATGTGGAACCTCAAGTGCCCCAAGGAGAGAGTGATTCTTGACAGTTTGTGTTCAACATTTGCTGTCTAGAAATTGTTCTTTCATCGACACTATGTTATTAATCAAGATAGGGCGAAGGTGCATGATACCTGAAGTCTGAACGTTGTCCGATTCCTATAATCTTGTGATTTCAGGCATTCTGTGATATGGAGCCCGTTTTCTCATATGAAGGCACCTATGATATCAACAGTTTGGTGACAGCTAGAGAAATCACAGGGATTGCAAGCTTCAAACCTGCTGTGTTGGGAAAGGCAAGTCGCCTTTAATTTCAGTGGAATAAGCGCATACAAGCCTTAATTTCAGTTAAAATCCTGCGATCAGAGCATACTGGATATAATATGGGGCATGGACCATAGAATTGATGATGGCTACTGAAAGATTCTAAGTGCAACTGGGTTCAACAACAACAGGATAGTGTTGCGTGAATAAGATCAGCCCAAAACCTATGTTATGTTAGAATTTATTGTATCAATGGGTGATTCTGATGGGTGTCACATATCGTTTGTAATGGTTTAAGACTGCATAATATTTGGCTATGAAATGTAAATAAAGCTCAAAATGGACAGCACGGAATTGTAATATTTGGCTGGGATAGCACCTCCGTGTTCCAATTTTTTCTGCGAGGCCATAAATCTAAAGCCTTTGGAGCTGCCTTATCCCAGTTGGCTTCAAAAGGATCATCAACCAGTGAAATGGAATTACCGTTCCCCGACGTCGAGATAAATTGACTGGAGAAGTACTCCAGGTCTTGGTAAACGGATCTCCAGATAGGCGAGCACTTTCCAGGGTCGAAGAGTTGGTTTTTTTTCTGCTGGATTTGTAGGCGATTAGGGGTCATGACGAGGAGTGCCTTTTCTAAGGAATGTAACATAATGCAACGTAAATAATGATATTATAGTGTTTTTTTTATTCTACAACCGTTGACTACTAGACATGCCTGGGTACCAATTAGTTCATTCTTATCTGtttgattaaatttttataagATATAAATGATCGGTGAATTGAGATCATGAAACGCACGTTTATAGCCCACATACAAGTGCAATTTGTGTTATTAGTCCAGATGCATCTAAACCTCACTCGCCCCTCCATCCTTCCACGCAATTATCAGGAGTCTTTGCCAATGTATTGGTACTTTTGCCCTCTTCTAACTTTTACTTTGTCTTTACAGTGATTTACAGTCAAATTACTAGCTTATATCTATTGTGACAGCACAAAATTTTCGAGATGGACGCCTCCATAGCCATGAATGCTTGAAACTTTGAATATCGCATTTAAACAAGAATGAGATCTACTTCATCATCAACCATTAGATGGAAGGTGGATGATGCACCGATGTACACATGGGCatattgatttttaattttaagatTGAGTCCCACAAATCTAAAAGTGAATGTAAGTCCATTTTTCTCTATAAAGCATTTATGTATGACATGCACAATAGAGGAAAACCTCAATACTAGTGTCTGCAACCTAATTGATCTAGGTGAACATGGTAAATACTACATGATATAGTGTTATCCTCTCCGCCCGCCCACCCCGCCCCCCCTCTTCCTCTATTTATCCATCTATCTATGCATCTATCTCTCTCTATGTTTGTCTACTCTATTGGATTTGCCACCGGAGAATGTGGCCTTTTTCCAATGCCATAAAATACTAGGTGACTAATATGATATGGTTAATTGTATTGATCCGAACACACATATAGTAATTTGACAAAATCATTGCAAACAAGTTTTTCCTTCATGAAAGgctgcatatattttttttttcgtttgaaaaatgaaatataaattgttgtggttgaaatctggcctgagggtgaccacgtcGGAAGAAGTCGAGGAGACGCCGGCTGGGATGGAGAAAGAAGGTCACCCCCCGCGTGTCGGGGTACCTGCACGAATCCTTGTCTGGGGATTCCGGCGAAGGCCCTCCGATGGCTAAGTTAGCCGAATTTTTGTAGAGGTTTCTGAGTAGCTTAGATGGCCTCTTGTAGCTTAAAATAGCTTATAACGGCCTGTAAAAACTTGTCAAGCTTACCGAGGGCCTTTCCTACCCCCTTTTTATAAGGCGAGAGTGACGGCTGTTACCTGAAATCTCGGGCTGAGATGTGATCGGCTGGCCAATAGTTGGAGATAGCGTGTTGGCAGATGCGGTGGAATGTGACCCTTGGCAggtgtggcagggtatggccttTGGTTGGTGCGTCATGGCATGGCCAACAAGCAAGGAGCTGGCCAAGCTAGAGTGTTCGGCCATGTGTGCCGGCGTGGGCGTGCGCGCAGGTTCGACTGCAGGCAAAGTCGGGCAGGCTTAGAGGCTGCGACGTGTGCTTGGcaaggtcggctctggcctctAGTGGAGGCCGGCTCAGCGTTTGGTGAGCTGAGGTCGGCCTGGCCTCCCCCTTGAGGTCGGTTTGGCCTTTGGCGGGCTGAGGTCGGCCTGGCCTCTGATCGAGGTCGGCCTGGCTCTTGGCGAGATCGAGGTCTGCTCGACACTTGATGGGGCGTCGTTGCCTGCAGTCGAGGGAGCCTCATCGGCTCGTGGTTGACACTGCAGGGTGCCCCGGAGCTCGGACCGAGATGTCATTGTACCTTTGGTCGAGGGAGCCTCTTTGGTCCGCTCGGCTCTAAGGTCTGCTTGGCCGGAATTGGGTGACTCCATGCCGGTGtgggacgatccattttgcttcCCATCATTTGCCCTTCGACTTTCGAGTTCGAGTCGTTCTTTGGCTTGAGCGAAGAAAGTAACCGAGCTGTGGATCGTCTTGTGCTACAGCCACATGTCTGTGAAGGTTTATATGCCGTGTGGGGTGCACCTCTCTTATCTTTAGAGCTAATCGATTTTAGGCCGAGCTTCTTGAGCCGAGCTTCAAGCTGTCACGTCATTTCTAGCAGAAGTGATTGGGGGAGCTCTTCAATGCGTTGTGTGCGTGCTCCCATTCAAGGCGTTATTTGATGGTATGCGAAGAATCAATTATCAATGCCCCGTTCTCCAAGGCGGCCATCATGATGACCTCTGGATCTGCAGAGCTGTTGATGGATCTGCAGAGCTGGTATGCAAAGGATCAATTATCAGTGCCCCTTTTCTGGTTGTCTTTTCTGGTGAAGTCTCGGATAGGtgcctttttttcctttcagtCGTTCGGAGGGTTATTACCtttttctatcttcttcttttcctttgccttctcctccttttcttttctttcctttggttcTCCTTAAGCAAGCCGAAGTCCTTGATTGCAATGGGCTCGCCTGTGAGAGCTCCTGTGCTTAGTGTGGGTCCATCCCAGGTTCGGGCTTCTTCGGGTGCGGGGGAGGCCGAGCTCGGAGTGGACCACAGTCCGAGCGAAATTAGCTCAACTTTGACCGAAGAGCAGCTAGGCTTGGTTCGGGCCCAGTTTT
This genomic stretch from Phoenix dactylifera cultivar Barhee BC4 unplaced genomic scaffold, palm_55x_up_171113_PBpolish2nd_filt_p 000076F, whole genome shotgun sequence harbors:
- the LOC103706627 gene encoding acyl-coenzyme A oxidase 4, peroxisomal-like isoform X2: MAASTSNQGSCSKEVMSSRIGLPALDISAAFPQATPASIFPPSASDYYQFDDLLSPEEKALQRKVREVMEKEVAPIIAPYWEKAEFPFHVIPKLAALSVAGGTIKGYGCPGLSITGSAIATAEIARVDASCSTFILVHSCTAMLTIALCGSEAQKQKYLPSLAQLHTVACWALTEPDYGSDAGSLRTMATKVAGGWIIDGQKRWIANSTFADVLVVFARNTSTYQINGFIVKKDAPGLRATKMENKIGLRIVQNCDILFKKVFVPDEDRLPGVNSFQDTNKVLAVSRVMVAWQPIGISMGVFDMCHRYLKERKQFGVPLAAFQINQEKLVRMLGNIQAMLLVGWRLCKLYESGKMTPGHASLGKAWTSLKARETVSLGRELLGGNGILTDFLVAKEFHMWRLFKSIHGLLS
- the LOC103706627 gene encoding acyl-coenzyme A oxidase 4, peroxisomal-like isoform X1, which translates into the protein MAASTSNQGSCSKEVMSSRIGLPALDISAAFPQATPASIFPPSASDYYQFDDLLSPEEKALQRKVREVMEKEVAPIIAPYWEKAEFPFHVIPKLAALSVAGGTIKGYGCPGLSITGSAIATAEIARVDASCSTFILVHSCTAMLTIALCGSEAQKQKYLPSLAQLHTVACWALTEPDYGSDAGSLRTMATKVAGGWIIDGQKRWIANSTFADVLVVFARNTSTYQINGFIVKKDAPGLRATKMENKIGLRIVQNCDILFKKVFVPDEDRLPGVNSFQDTNKVLAVSRVMVAWQPIGISMGVFDMCHRYLKERKQFGVPLAAFQINQEKLVRMLGNIQAMLLVGWRLCKLYESGKMTPGHASLGKAWTSLKARETVSLGRELLGGNGILTDFLVAKAFCDMEPVFSYEGTYDINSLVTAREITGIASFKPAVLGKASRL